In SAR202 cluster bacterium, the genomic stretch TGTAGAAACAAGCAGACGAGAAGACCGCTTCATCCACGTAACCGGCTCCGGCATCGTCGCCAGGTTCGTCGTCTGCAGCGACGTAGTAGTCCACCTCCGGGCGCGCCTCGTGGGTGGAGAAGGCGTGCGCAACCTGGAGGGCGGCCTCAACCGTGGTGTCTTTTATGACGCCTGTCTCAAGCATTCTGCCGCTCAAAGCCATGTCCGGAGCAGTGGAGTGTTTGCTTATGATCTCCGCGAACTTCCGGGCGATTTGGTCGTCGCTGGCGGTGGAATCGCTTACCATGGTTTCCGCCATGATGCGGATAGACTTGCGGGTTGTATAGACCAGCATCTTGCTCCTCGAGCTCTCGCCGTCTTCGTCACTGCTCGCCTTCTTGGTTGTCTTCTGTCTAATGCCGCACTTCTCTAGAACCCGCTCCGCGCGTTCGACGTTCTTG encodes the following:
- the cas7e gene encoding type I-E CRISPR-associated protein Cas7/Cse4/CasC; this encodes MLIQVHAIQNHSAANLNRDDLGAPKTCYFGGVLRSRISSQCLKRSIRMSAEFEPLRGGVRTRQLAKMIAAEIDGNAKNVERAERVLEKCGIRQKTTKKASSDEDGESSRSKMLVYTTRKSIRIMAETMVSDSTASDDQIARKFAEIISKHSTAPDMALSGRMLETGVIKDTTVEAALQVAHAFSTHEARPEVDYYVAADDEPGDDAGAGYVDEAVFSSACFYKYFAINTDTLTKNLGGEAELAARTVG